In the genome of Ignavibacteriales bacterium, one region contains:
- a CDS encoding SpoIIE family protein phosphatase, protein MNDIKSLLLKFRNHLIVAISAILVIISIINIYYVLEIRVTSNDECLWLSKKDSTGTAKLFFDLVKENGVTWNAGIRNGDQLISINNEKLKDQFHAQSILNLFNSGEYAPYTFIRDGKEYHTTVYVKKLIQFGSLAASIQGLILILIAFVVLLAKPDGTIQKLFYAIGAATVFAGMNIIIQDDIFFQTQNSNPFGMAFVGYLWCLGASFIPFLTIYFFWMFPLPFKFLEQRFLKIFLFAAPSVIFLTIFVLGLLSFSGTRETLNAFYLSINIIGGLVIVANIIGYVSLIINYRRLKTSAEKKPVFIIIAALTLGLFASAYTAWIAPAITDTIFNSPEFYMPVILVTIVPIAFGYSIFRYQLMDVSVVIKNTVVYGAATLTVAAIYFFVIYVIGQSISKVIGTDYQGLIAGIIFIIFALVFQSTKDRFQDFLTSKFYPEQFAYQKVLLRFSNEVSTVVGLENILDAMKETFVEALKINRFGLLLKELGTDTFRLARHKGLTVDEFKINSTFLEHYLKEKENTSQRLVIEQNEFDLFFPEQSKVLKDQQIFTVIPMILKSRVVGLLLFGLKHSGSQFAGKDLDLLNAAAAQSAIALENARLYESEAEKIKLERDLDLARKIQQGLLPQCIPFLNGLDICGEMIPAMQVGGDYFDLIPLSDKKVFIVVGDVSGKGLSASLYMTKLQTMIQLSCVEGKSPKDILIEVNQKIYATMERNWFVTMTLALFDVEKRTLKFCRAGHVPLLKAMNGTVNSFRTQGIGVGLEKGEVFSKTLTEENVTLQEGQIYAFFSDGIVEAMNEKNDLFGEDKLTELLRHKTDKRSSEIMKDIWNSLGVFRGSAEQNDDMTMVIVKILETSDSSVHHIS, encoded by the coding sequence ATCTGATAGTTGCTATATCTGCAATACTGGTAATCATATCTATTATTAATATTTATTATGTGCTTGAGATCAGGGTAACATCAAATGATGAATGCCTGTGGCTTTCGAAAAAAGACAGCACCGGTACTGCAAAACTTTTCTTCGATCTTGTAAAGGAAAATGGAGTAACGTGGAATGCTGGTATCAGGAATGGTGATCAACTGATTTCAATTAATAATGAAAAATTAAAAGACCAGTTTCATGCCCAATCAATACTAAATTTATTCAACAGCGGGGAATATGCCCCATACACATTTATACGTGACGGTAAAGAATATCACACTACCGTATATGTGAAAAAGTTAATCCAGTTTGGTTCCCTGGCTGCTTCAATACAGGGATTAATATTGATACTTATTGCATTTGTTGTTCTACTTGCCAAACCCGATGGAACTATACAGAAATTATTTTATGCAATTGGTGCCGCAACCGTATTTGCAGGGATGAATATCATAATTCAGGACGACATATTTTTCCAGACACAAAACAGCAATCCGTTTGGGATGGCATTTGTCGGGTACTTATGGTGCCTTGGCGCAAGTTTTATCCCGTTCCTTACGATATATTTTTTCTGGATGTTTCCGCTTCCATTTAAGTTCCTTGAACAAAGGTTCCTTAAAATATTTTTGTTCGCCGCACCCTCGGTGATCTTTCTGACAATTTTTGTATTGGGATTGTTAAGCTTTAGCGGAACAAGGGAAACACTCAACGCATTTTACCTTTCAATAAATATAATAGGCGGATTAGTTATAGTTGCAAATATTATCGGTTACGTTTCACTCATTATTAACTACAGGCGTTTGAAAACTTCTGCTGAGAAGAAACCTGTATTTATTATTATAGCTGCGCTGACACTTGGTTTATTTGCTTCCGCATATACAGCATGGATAGCGCCTGCAATAACTGATACGATTTTTAATTCGCCTGAATTTTACATGCCCGTTATTCTTGTCACAATTGTTCCCATCGCCTTTGGGTATTCTATTTTCAGATACCAGTTGATGGATGTAAGTGTTGTGATAAAAAATACCGTTGTATATGGCGCGGCTACTCTTACTGTTGCAGCTATATATTTCTTTGTGATTTATGTGATAGGGCAGAGTATTAGCAAGGTAATAGGCACAGACTACCAGGGACTTATCGCAGGAATAATCTTCATCATATTCGCGCTGGTGTTTCAGTCAACGAAAGACAGGTTCCAGGATTTTCTTACATCTAAATTTTATCCTGAACAATTCGCTTATCAAAAAGTATTGCTCAGATTCAGTAATGAAGTTTCAACAGTTGTCGGACTCGAAAATATTCTTGACGCAATGAAGGAAACTTTTGTTGAAGCATTAAAGATAAACCGGTTCGGCCTGCTACTTAAAGAACTTGGGACAGATACTTTCAGGCTTGCCAGGCATAAAGGATTAACGGTTGATGAATTCAAGATCAACAGTACTTTTCTTGAACACTATCTGAAGGAAAAAGAAAATACATCACAGCGGTTGGTTATTGAACAAAATGAATTTGATCTGTTCTTTCCTGAACAATCAAAAGTTTTAAAGGATCAGCAGATATTTACTGTCATTCCTATGATACTTAAATCACGTGTTGTGGGTTTATTGCTGTTCGGATTAAAACACTCCGGTTCACAGTTTGCCGGAAAAGATCTCGATCTGTTAAATGCAGCGGCTGCACAATCGGCAATTGCGCTTGAGAATGCCCGTCTGTATGAAAGTGAAGCTGAAAAAATAAAACTTGAACGCGACCTTGATCTTGCAAGAAAAATTCAACAGGGGTTGCTGCCACAATGTATACCATTTCTTAACGGACTTGATATCTGTGGTGAGATGATTCCTGCAATGCAGGTCGGTGGTGATTATTTTGATTTGATCCCACTCTCGGATAAAAAAGTATTTATTGTTGTGGGAGATGTTTCAGGCAAAGGATTATCTGCGTCATTATACATGACCAAACTTCAGACTATGATACAGTTGTCCTGCGTTGAAGGGAAATCACCAAAAGATATTCTTATCGAAGTGAACCAGAAAATTTATGCAACAATGGAAAGAAACTGGTTCGTTACAATGACACTTGCTTTGTTTGATGTTGAAAAAAGAACATTAAAATTCTGCCGTGCCGGACATGTTCCGTTGCTAAAGGCGATGAACGGAACAGTGAATTCATTCCGTACACAGGGTATTGGAGTTGGACTGGAAAAAGGTGAAGTCTTCAGCAAAACACTCACCGAGGAAAACGTAACCCTGCAGGAAGGTCAGATATACGCTTTCTTTTCAGATGGAATTGTAGAAGCGATGAATGAGAAGAATGATCTTTTCGGTGAAGATAAACTGACCGAACTGCTCAGGCACAAGACCGATAAGCGTTCATCTGAAATTATGAAAGATATCTGGAATTCACTCGGAGTCTTCCGCGGCAGCGCTGAACAGAACGACGATATGACAATGGTTATAGTGAAAATTCTGGAAACATCTGACAGTTCAGTACATCACATCTCTTGA
- the secF gene encoding protein translocase subunit SecF, with product MRLFENLNYDFLGKRKIFYVVSGLLFLIGFINIAFRGLQFGIDFKGGSEIVLQFEKPVEIANVRDAVANIGIGNVELKTFGGQTGVLVRTELQELPVSVYPVVLNNIKKEIESVIPGLPTRIIDSTSTSVTYSFPNPDTTNILIDKLKDAGFKASRVSEEPTNTEMIVAIGIADWIKENLREKISGNSFTVLKEDKVGPKIGAELKQDAIIAVLLSMVAILIYLGFRFKFIFAAGAVVALFHDVLITLGLYSVLYNVIPGLNLEIDLTIVAAFLTLVGYSINDTVIVFDRVRENLKIHKTQPIQEVMNKSINRTMSRTILTGGTTLLTIFVLLLFGGEVLRAFAFTLFFGIIIGTYSSIFVASALVLEYAEKYKKKVQF from the coding sequence ATGCGTTTATTCGAAAATCTTAACTACGATTTTTTAGGAAAAAGAAAAATCTTTTACGTAGTCTCAGGACTATTATTCCTTATCGGGTTCATTAACATTGCATTCCGCGGTCTTCAGTTTGGTATAGATTTCAAAGGAGGATCTGAAATAGTTCTTCAATTTGAAAAGCCGGTTGAGATTGCAAATGTAAGGGATGCCGTTGCTAACATCGGTATAGGAAATGTTGAATTGAAAACATTCGGCGGACAAACCGGCGTTCTTGTTAGAACCGAATTGCAGGAGCTTCCGGTTTCAGTTTACCCGGTAGTTTTAAACAACATTAAAAAAGAAATTGAATCTGTTATACCGGGTCTTCCGACAAGAATCATAGATTCTACAAGTACATCAGTAACTTATTCCTTCCCGAATCCTGATACTACAAATATTCTTATAGATAAATTAAAGGATGCAGGATTTAAAGCCAGCAGAGTTTCAGAAGAACCAACAAACACTGAAATGATCGTGGCTATTGGTATCGCTGACTGGATTAAGGAAAACCTTCGTGAGAAGATTTCCGGTAATTCATTCACAGTATTGAAAGAAGATAAAGTCGGACCAAAGATAGGTGCTGAACTAAAGCAGGATGCAATAATTGCAGTGCTGCTATCAATGGTTGCAATTCTGATTTACCTTGGATTCAGGTTTAAATTTATTTTTGCCGCTGGAGCTGTTGTTGCTCTGTTCCACGATGTTTTAATCACACTTGGTTTATACTCGGTGCTTTACAATGTCATTCCCGGACTTAACCTTGAGATCGATCTGACTATTGTAGCAGCATTTCTGACGCTTGTCGGTTACTCAATTAATGATACTGTAATCGTGTTCGACAGAGTAAGAGAAAATCTCAAAATTCATAAAACACAACCGATACAGGAAGTTATGAATAAGAGTATTAACAGGACAATGAGCCGTACAATTCTAACCGGTGGTACAACTCTTTTAACAATCTTTGTTCTGCTTCTGTTCGGCGGCGAGGTTTTAAGAGCGTTTGCATTTACTTTATTCTTCGGAATTATAATCGGAACTTATTCATCCATTTTCGTAGCAAGTGCACTTGTACTTGAGTACGCAGAAAAGTATAAAAAGAAGGTTCAGTTTTAA
- the secD gene encoding protein translocase subunit SecD, protein MKEFRFRLILILAFTALSIYLLYPTYSDYQNTKEINKVLDAKKTELKTMNPNYTKDQVDDALQYISDSIKQADPSISENRQKRVKLGLDLQGGMRVVLEVNTGKLIEKIAKNPDATFKQVLAEAEKEATVSEESVVDIVGRKFSERGIRLSRYFGTIKDEDSDIIDQLKNDAEDAVSRAMEIIRNRVDQYGVSEPSIQRQGARRIIVELPGIAREEEAKQLLQGTALLEFRIVKDPEFTVSIIEKIDNLLAGKDISDSTNADSTNNKDVAVNDTTKSDTSLVNDTTQQMTPEQFAVEHPFFTIYGFNQNSGTADGFVQEDKRSLLQSMLKRDEVQKVIPDNVEFVFDAKPIVSQETGDKFYRLYLVNKKPELTGGVITDAQANIDPMSSAPIVNMTMNSEGATEWARITGANVNKRIAIILDGVVFSAPNVNNKITGGRSQIEGMGDLEEAKLLEIVLKAGALPAPVDMIEERTVGPSLGQDSVNSGFNSALIGYLLVGIFMIFYYRKAGTISAAALTFTVLFILGVLAGFKATLTLPGIAGIILTIGMAVDANVLIFERIREELSTGKTLKASIDSGFSKANSAIVDSNITTFFTGIILYQFGTGPIQGFALTLMIGIASSLFSALVISRVVFDYMVSKGSKISIG, encoded by the coding sequence ATGAAAGAATTCAGATTCAGACTCATTCTAATTCTAGCTTTCACCGCATTAAGCATCTACCTGCTGTATCCTACTTATTCTGATTATCAGAATACAAAGGAAATAAATAAAGTTCTTGATGCTAAAAAGACAGAACTCAAAACCATGAACCCGAACTATACAAAAGATCAGGTTGATGATGCTTTGCAGTACATCTCTGACAGTATAAAACAAGCTGACCCATCTATATCAGAGAACAGACAGAAAAGAGTTAAACTAGGACTCGATTTGCAGGGCGGTATGCGTGTTGTGCTTGAAGTTAATACAGGCAAACTGATTGAAAAGATTGCTAAAAATCCTGACGCCACATTTAAACAAGTTCTTGCTGAAGCAGAAAAAGAAGCCACAGTATCGGAAGAATCAGTAGTTGATATAGTCGGCAGAAAATTCAGTGAACGCGGAATAAGATTGAGCAGGTATTTCGGAACTATCAAAGATGAAGATTCTGATATTATAGATCAGTTAAAAAATGACGCCGAAGATGCTGTTAGCCGTGCGATGGAAATTATCAGGAACAGAGTTGACCAGTACGGTGTTTCTGAACCTTCTATTCAAAGACAGGGCGCGAGAAGAATAATTGTCGAATTACCCGGTATAGCAAGAGAAGAAGAAGCAAAACAATTATTACAAGGCACTGCGCTGTTAGAGTTTAGAATAGTGAAAGATCCTGAATTCACTGTAAGTATAATTGAGAAAATAGATAATCTACTCGCCGGTAAAGATATTTCCGATTCAACAAACGCTGACTCAACCAATAATAAAGATGTCGCCGTTAATGATACTACAAAAAGCGACACTTCATTAGTGAATGATACTACACAGCAAATGACTCCTGAACAATTTGCGGTTGAACATCCGTTTTTCACAATCTATGGGTTCAATCAAAATTCAGGAACAGCAGACGGATTTGTACAGGAAGATAAACGATCTCTGCTCCAGTCAATGTTGAAAAGAGATGAAGTTCAAAAAGTTATTCCGGATAATGTGGAATTTGTCTTCGATGCTAAACCGATTGTCAGTCAGGAAACCGGTGATAAATTTTACAGGTTATACCTTGTAAATAAAAAACCTGAACTAACAGGCGGAGTTATTACAGATGCACAGGCAAATATAGACCCGATGAGTTCAGCACCTATAGTTAATATGACAATGAACTCAGAAGGTGCTACAGAATGGGCACGGATCACAGGCGCAAATGTTAATAAAAGAATTGCCATCATACTTGACGGAGTTGTGTTCTCTGCACCGAATGTAAATAATAAAATTACAGGCGGTCGTTCACAAATAGAAGGTATGGGCGATCTTGAAGAAGCAAAACTTCTTGAAATAGTTTTAAAAGCAGGTGCGCTTCCTGCCCCTGTTGATATGATTGAAGAAAGAACAGTTGGTCCGTCACTTGGTCAGGATTCTGTTAACAGCGGTTTCAATTCCGCTTTAATTGGTTATCTGCTTGTCGGCATTTTTATGATTTTCTATTACCGGAAAGCGGGAACCATATCAGCAGCCGCACTTACATTTACTGTTTTGTTTATACTCGGTGTGCTGGCAGGATTCAAAGCTACACTTACACTGCCCGGTATTGCAGGTATTATTCTTACAATCGGTATGGCAGTGGATGCAAACGTTCTGATATTTGAAAGAATAAGAGAAGAACTTTCAACAGGTAAAACTCTGAAGGCTTCTATCGACAGCGGATTCTCTAAAGCAAATTCAGCTATAGTGGATTCAAACATAACTACATTCTTTACAGGAATTATTCTTTACCAGTTTGGTACCGGTCCAATCCAGGGTTTCGCTTTAACACTTATGATTGGTATCGCATCAAGTTTATTCAGTGCGCTGGTAATTTCAAGAGTTGTATTTGATTATATGGTCTCTAAAGGATCAAAAATAAGTATTGGCTAA
- a CDS encoding purine-nucleoside phosphorylase, whose translation MIDLRFKYKELISFLEKESPFSPEFGLILGSGLGDFADNINTEKSISTTSIPGYPASTIVGHAGKIHFATFAGKKLLIFQGRIHFYEGYTISESILPAFISEIMGCKSLLITNAAGGVHPDFVPGDLMLINSFNSIAIKKELSGFFGLASEKGKLNFSDFPSARLNNVIESAALEEKINLKKGTYWYSKGPSYETPAEIRMIKKLGGDAVGMSTVLEATYSAYKGIETSAISCITNLAAGISPTKLEHAEVTETANKVKTTFERLLKKTIELI comes from the coding sequence ATGATAGACCTGAGATTTAAATACAAAGAATTAATAAGTTTCCTTGAAAAAGAATCCCCATTCTCTCCTGAGTTCGGATTGATTCTCGGCAGCGGACTTGGCGACTTTGCTGATAATATTAATACTGAAAAAAGTATATCAACAACTTCAATACCCGGCTACCCTGCTTCTACAATTGTTGGTCATGCCGGTAAAATACATTTCGCAACTTTTGCTGGTAAAAAATTATTGATCTTCCAGGGTAGGATTCATTTTTATGAAGGCTATACAATTTCAGAAAGCATACTACCGGCGTTCATTTCTGAGATTATGGGTTGCAAATCTTTATTGATTACCAATGCCGCAGGAGGTGTTCATCCTGATTTTGTTCCTGGTGATCTTATGCTGATAAATTCATTCAACAGCATTGCTATAAAAAAAGAACTTTCAGGTTTTTTCGGATTAGCCAGTGAAAAAGGTAAACTTAACTTTTCAGATTTCCCGTCAGCCAGATTAAACAATGTTATTGAATCCGCGGCATTAGAGGAAAAAATAAATCTGAAGAAAGGAACTTATTGGTACTCCAAAGGTCCAAGTTATGAAACACCCGCCGAAATAAGGATGATAAAAAAACTTGGAGGTGATGCCGTTGGAATGTCAACAGTTCTCGAAGCTACTTACTCAGCTTATAAGGGAATTGAGACTTCGGCAATATCCTGTATAACTAATCTTGCTGCCGGTATATCGCCTACAAAGCTTGAACATGCTGAAGTAACTGAAACCGCAAATAAAGTTAAAACCACATTTGAACGATTGCTGAAAAAGACAATCGAATTGATTTAA
- a CDS encoding NupC/NupG family nucleoside CNT transporter, with product MDILSLLHGLFGIILLLGIAFLLSNNKKKINWRLVVSGIGLQAAFAILILKGEQMRSFFSPLAWPKDFFNWVSGFFLVILDFTLEGTKFVFGELGITPEKGGNYGVIFAFHIVPTIIFFASLMSMLYYLGIMQKVVKAMAWVMAKVMGTSGAESLSCTANIFVGQTEAPLMIKPFIKGMTKSEILTIMVGGMATIAGGVMIAYIALLSNAYAQAMGIPIKEAQQLFATQLLGASVMAAPAALVISKIIFPEVSDPETKGTVKIKIEKNSSNVIEAAANGAGDGLSLALNVSAMLIAFIAIMALINYLLQQAGDITGLNATLIAHYGQPLNFQLIIGLVLQFLAVGIGVPWNDALNFGSLFGTKIVLNEFVAYLEMGKMIEAKTLLSGKAIFMATYALCGFANFSSIAIQIGGLGPLAPERKSDIASLGIKAVIGGSLATLMTATLAGIFFS from the coding sequence ATGGATATCCTGTCACTACTACATGGTTTATTTGGAATCATACTATTATTAGGAATTGCATTCCTCTTATCAAACAATAAAAAGAAAATAAACTGGAGATTGGTTGTAAGCGGAATCGGTTTGCAGGCAGCATTCGCTATCCTGATTCTTAAAGGCGAACAGATGCGTTCTTTCTTTTCACCTTTAGCCTGGCCGAAAGATTTTTTTAACTGGGTTAGCGGATTTTTTTTAGTGATCCTTGATTTCACACTTGAAGGAACAAAATTTGTGTTTGGTGAGCTCGGTATAACACCAGAAAAAGGTGGTAATTACGGAGTCATCTTTGCTTTCCATATAGTACCAACAATAATATTTTTCGCAAGTTTAATGTCTATGCTCTACTATTTAGGTATTATGCAAAAAGTAGTCAAAGCTATGGCTTGGGTAATGGCAAAAGTTATGGGGACAAGCGGAGCTGAATCGTTATCCTGCACAGCAAATATATTTGTTGGGCAGACGGAAGCACCGTTGATGATAAAACCATTCATAAAAGGAATGACAAAAAGCGAGATACTTACAATAATGGTTGGTGGAATGGCAACTATTGCTGGAGGTGTAATGATTGCGTACATCGCTCTCCTCAGCAATGCTTATGCGCAAGCAATGGGAATTCCTATAAAGGAAGCTCAACAGCTATTTGCTACTCAGTTACTAGGTGCAAGTGTTATGGCTGCACCTGCCGCATTAGTAATTTCCAAAATAATTTTCCCTGAGGTTTCTGATCCGGAAACGAAAGGAACCGTCAAAATTAAAATAGAAAAGAACTCTTCAAATGTGATTGAAGCAGCCGCTAATGGAGCTGGTGATGGCTTGTCATTGGCACTTAATGTTTCAGCAATGTTAATTGCGTTCATAGCAATTATGGCATTAATAAATTATTTACTACAGCAAGCTGGAGATATAACAGGTTTAAACGCAACATTAATTGCGCACTATGGCCAGCCGCTAAATTTTCAATTGATAATCGGATTGGTACTTCAGTTTCTTGCTGTTGGTATAGGTGTTCCCTGGAATGATGCTTTAAACTTTGGAAGTTTATTCGGAACTAAAATAGTCCTGAACGAGTTTGTAGCTTACCTTGAGATGGGTAAAATGATAGAAGCAAAAACTCTCCTTTCAGGTAAAGCAATTTTTATGGCGACATATGCATTGTGCGGATTCGCTAATTTCAGTTCTATTGCTATCCAGATTGGCGGACTTGGACCATTAGCCCCGGAAAGAAAATCTGATATTGCATCGCTTGGAATAAAAGCTGTTATAGGAGGATCACTGGCAACATTAATGACTGCTACATTAGCAGGAATATTCTTTTCATAA
- a CDS encoding thymidine kinase, whose translation MLEFTPHSMPKETGWIEVIAGCMFSGKTEELIRRLRRAQIAKQKVKIFKPLIDTRYSSSAIVSHNEQSLPSILISDIKEILNHSDDAQVIGIDEAQFFSVDIINVCNELADKGKRVIIAGLDMDYRGIPFEPMPQLLAIAEYISKTLAICVECGNPADRTQRKTASSERVVVGAADIYEARCRKCHYIPSES comes from the coding sequence ATGCTTGAATTTACTCCTCACTCAATGCCGAAAGAAACAGGCTGGATAGAGGTAATAGCTGGCTGTATGTTCAGCGGGAAAACAGAAGAACTTATCCGTCGCCTTAGACGAGCACAAATTGCAAAACAGAAAGTGAAAATATTTAAACCTTTAATTGATACACGATACTCATCAAGCGCAATTGTATCCCATAACGAACAATCACTTCCATCTATACTTATCAGCGATATAAAAGAGATCTTGAATCACTCAGACGACGCCCAGGTTATAGGAATAGATGAAGCACAATTTTTCTCTGTAGATATAATCAACGTATGTAATGAACTGGCTGATAAAGGCAAAAGAGTCATCATTGCGGGACTGGATATGGATTACCGCGGAATCCCGTTTGAGCCGATGCCTCAGCTTCTGGCGATTGCCGAGTATATTTCAAAAACACTTGCTATATGTGTTGAGTGCGGCAACCCGGCAGACAGGACGCAACGAAAAACCGCATCATCGGAAAGAGTTGTTGTAGGCGCGGCTGATATATATGAAGCACGCTGCAGAAAATGTCATTATATTCCATCAGAATCTTAA
- a CDS encoding GxxExxY protein, which produces MTENELSNIIIGCGIKVHSALGPGLLESAYEECFVYELVKSGLRIEKQKPIPLIYEEVKLDCGYRADIIVDSKVIIEIKAVESLNEIHLAQVLTYLKLTDLKLGLLINFNVLKLKDGIKRIVNNL; this is translated from the coding sequence ATGACGGAAAACGAATTATCAAATATTATTATTGGTTGTGGAATAAAAGTACATTCTGCCTTGGGCCCGGGTTTATTAGAATCTGCTTATGAAGAATGCTTTGTTTATGAATTAGTTAAATCAGGCTTAAGAATTGAAAAACAAAAACCGATACCGCTTATCTATGAAGAAGTAAAGCTTGATTGCGGTTACAGAGCGGATATAATTGTTGATTCAAAAGTAATCATTGAAATTAAAGCAGTTGAATCACTGAATGAAATTCACCTTGCACAAGTATTGACATATTTAAAATTAACTGATCTAAAACTTGGATTACTAATTAATTTTAATGTCCTGAAATTGAAAGATGGAATTAAAAGAATAGTGAATAACTTATAA
- a CDS encoding cytidine deaminase, whose amino-acid sequence MDYQTLALKAVEAKSKALPTYSNFHVGAALLTEDDKVITGCNIESSSYSLTMCAERTAIFKAISDGERKFKAIAIAGDTEEFLSPCGACRQVISDLCGEIDIVLINSKKELKILKTSGLLPYAFGDSDLK is encoded by the coding sequence ATGGATTATCAAACACTCGCGCTAAAAGCTGTCGAAGCAAAATCTAAAGCACTCCCCACTTACTCCAACTTTCATGTTGGTGCCGCACTGTTAACAGAGGATGATAAAGTAATAACCGGTTGTAATATTGAATCAAGTTCCTACAGTCTTACTATGTGCGCTGAAAGAACCGCGATTTTCAAAGCCATATCAGATGGTGAAAGAAAGTTTAAAGCTATTGCTATAGCCGGTGATACTGAAGAATTTTTATCACCTTGCGGGGCGTGCAGACAGGTTATCAGTGATCTTTGCGGTGAGATTGATATTGTATTAATAAACTCAAAGAAAGAATTAAAGATTTTAAAAACATCCGGATTGCTGCCTTATGCATTCGGAGATTCAGATTTGAAATAG
- a CDS encoding glycosyltransferase, with translation MIYFFILVSFSFVLMNILFLLRLRRNELPSPQAENKIPGVSIVVAAKNEQDNIARLLESIKNCKYPYENFEIIIVDDRSQDDTTEIINSLKGNHSNLKVVTAKDKPYPGKKGALALGIQYSKYDFILITDADCVVSEKWIETFANKFLSGFDFVFGAAPLTNNLDELNYFSEKNDNSRQRFLSRGLLRNDSLKSHIQDDCHFDQREKSHSFIESKSSNASQLTKQGNFISKISSFENLRSSILTFTAAKLGMPYSAAARSFGFKKSSFEKVKGYANTTETLSGDDDLLLREAVKAKMKIDCIIEPDAFVYSETKKTFREYLFQKSRHTKTSLHYLFKSQLVLGLWHIANLLLMLSLFLIPLNLIYITFFILKLLIDVIVVLSLQKKFGYSFNFFEIIFLQPVYEVMLVINFFAGIILPDKWK, from the coding sequence ATGATATACTTTTTTATTCTTGTGTCGTTCTCTTTTGTGCTCATGAATATTCTTTTTCTTTTAAGACTAAGAAGAAATGAACTTCCTTCTCCACAAGCGGAAAATAAAATCCCCGGTGTATCAATAGTTGTCGCTGCAAAGAATGAACAGGATAACATCGCCCGTCTTCTTGAATCAATAAAAAATTGCAAATACCCCTATGAAAACTTTGAAATAATTATTGTCGATGACAGATCACAGGATGATACAACTGAAATTATCAATTCACTCAAAGGCAATCATTCAAATCTTAAAGTAGTGACTGCAAAAGATAAACCCTACCCGGGGAAAAAAGGGGCACTCGCGCTGGGAATTCAATACTCCAAATACGATTTCATACTAATTACAGATGCTGACTGTGTTGTATCCGAAAAATGGATTGAAACTTTTGCAAATAAATTTTTATCTGGATTTGATTTTGTTTTTGGTGCTGCACCTTTAACGAATAACCTGGACGAACTAAATTATTTTTCGGAAAAGAATGATAACAGCCGGCAGAGATTTCTCAGTCGAGGACTCCTTCGAAATGACAGTTTAAAATCTCACATTCAGGATGATTGTCACTTCGACCAAAGGGAGAAATCTCACTCTTTTATAGAATCAAAATCATCGAATGCTTCACAACTCACTAAGCAAGGTAACTTTATATCAAAGATTTCATCTTTTGAAAATTTAAGAAGCAGCATTCTTACTTTTACAGCAGCAAAACTTGGAATGCCATATTCAGCAGCAGCGCGGAGCTTTGGCTTTAAAAAATCCTCATTTGAAAAAGTTAAAGGTTATGCAAACACCACTGAAACTCTTAGCGGTGATGATGATCTTTTATTAAGGGAAGCAGTAAAAGCTAAGATGAAAATTGATTGTATAATTGAACCTGATGCTTTTGTTTATTCTGAAACTAAAAAAACATTCAGGGAATATTTATTTCAGAAATCAAGACATACAAAAACGTCATTGCATTACTTATTCAAATCTCAGTTAGTACTTGGGTTGTGGCACATTGCAAATCTTTTACTGATGCTGTCACTATTTCTGATTCCATTAAATCTTATTTATATAACTTTCTTCATTCTAAAACTATTGATTGACGTGATTGTAGTTTTATCTCTTCAGAAAAAATTCGGTTACTCATTTAATTTCTTTGAAATAATATTTCTTCAACCGGTTTATGAAGTGATGTTAGTTATAAACTTTTTTGCAGGAATAATTTTGCCGGATAAATGGAAGTAG